From Miscanthus floridulus cultivar M001 chromosome 15, ASM1932011v1, whole genome shotgun sequence, the proteins below share one genomic window:
- the LOC136507742 gene encoding putative disease resistance protein RGA4 — protein sequence MAAILDAMGPYVMQLIADMATEEVKMLLGISGDIEKLENNMESIKCFLTDAERKGITELRVQRWVQKLKNAMYDATDILDLCQIKADKQRESKGSSTVEKAPGCCRPLPSCLRNPVFAHKIGSRIKELNQRLDNLYEEAHKFNFINLGSHPEQRMSTVEKVTSEFVESAIVGEKIERETRELGQMLTINGHHDIKVVAIVGTGGMGKTTLAQKIFNETTVQGHFKVKIWLSITQHFDEVELLRTAIEHAGGVHGGVQDKTLLSWRLTNTLSMGRFLLVLDDVWSNVA from the coding sequence ATGGCGGCAATCTTGGATGCTATGGGACCCTACGTGATGCAGCTGATAGCCGACATGGCAACAGAAGAGGTGAAGATGTTGCTGGGCATATCTGGCGATATTGAGAAGCTAGAGAACAACATGGAAAGTATCAAATGCTTCCTTACTGACGCTGAGAGGAAGGGCATCACTGAATTGAGGGTGCAAAGATGGGTTCAGAAGCTCAAGAACGCCATGTATGACGCCACTGACATCCTAGACCTATGTCAAATCAAAGCTGACAAGCAGAGGGAATCGAAAGGTAGCAGCACGGTTGAAAAGGCTCCAGGTTGCTGCCGGCCATTGCCCTCCTGCCTACGGAATCCTGTGTTCGCACACAAGATAGGTAGCCGCATCAAGGAGCTCAACCAGAGGTTGGACAACCTATATGAAGAGGCTCACAAGTTCAACTTCATCAATCTAGGATCCCACCCAGAACAGAGGATGTCCACTGTAGAGAAGGTGACATCTGAGTTTGTTGAATCAGCTATTGTTGGTGAGAAAATTGAGAGGGAGACAAGGGAGCTTGGTCAAATGCTAACCATCAATGGACACCACGACATCAAAGTGGTGGCCATTGTGGGCACAGGTGGCATGGGCAAAACCACGTTGGCCCAGAAGATCTTCAATGAGACCACTGTCCAAGGACACTTCAAAGTGAAGATATGGCTAAGCATCACCCAACACTTTGATGAGGTTGAGCTTCTCAGGACAGCAATTGAGCATGCTGGAGGAGTCCATGGTGGGgtgcaagacaagaccctcctctCATGGAGGCTCACCAACACCTTGTCCATGGGTAGATTTCTCCTGGTCCTGGATGATGTGTGGAGTAATGTAGCATAG